A single window of Nicotiana tomentosiformis chromosome 1, ASM39032v3, whole genome shotgun sequence DNA harbors:
- the LOC104103931 gene encoding ABC transporter G family member 1 has product MPNQGTKNVVELLPKNGGVFLTWEDLWVRASNMKDGGKAILKGLTGYARPGELLAIMGPSGCGKSTLLDTIAGRLGSSTRQSGDILINGRKQTLAYGTSAYVTQDDTLIATLTVKEAIYYSAELQLPNSMPKSEKKEIADITIKEMGLQDAMETRIGGWSGKGISGGQKRRVSICMEFLTRPKLLFLDEPTSGLDSAASYYVMKTIASRCKGRTIIASIHQPSAEVFSLFHSLCLLSSGRTVYFGPASAAIEFFALSGFPCPTLQNPSDHFLKTINSDFDQDIEEGSTGRKSTEEVINILVKSYKSSDKYRAVQSQVAEICKEEGEILEKRSHSSFTTQSLVLTRRSFVNMCRDLGYYWLRLAVYVAIAVGLGTIYYDVGFSTASVQARGTMLMFVASFITFMAIGGFPSFVEDLKVFQQEKLNGHYGSGSFVIANTLSAMPYLLLVSLIPGVIAYFLTGLQNGLEHFIYFVLVLFTCMMLVESLMMIVASIVPNFLMGIITGAGIQALMILSGGFFRLPNDLPNPFWKYPLHYVAFHKYAFEGLFKNELEGLKIHNEDKLGKVQMINGEDILRNTWQMNMDYSKWADLAILLGMVVLYRLLFLLFVKAGEKVKPAIRRAFISTSPNQINTAERPFDEFAT; this is encoded by the exons AtgccaaatcaaggaacaaaaaACGTTGTGGAATTATTACCAAAAAATGGAGGAGTTTTCTTGACATGGGAAGATCTGTGGGTGAGGGCTTCAAACATGAAAGATGGCGGCAAAGCCATTCTCAAAGGTTTAACAGGCTATGCCCGGCCTGGTGAACTCTTGGCTATCATGGGTCCTTCTGGTTGTGGCAAATCGACACTTCTCGACACAATAGCAG GGAGGTTAGGATCGAGCACAAGGCAGAGTGGAGATATTCTAATCAATGGCCGCAAACAGACACTGGCATATGGAACTTCT GCCTATGTGACTCAAGATGATACTCTAATAGCAACACTAACAGTAAAAGAAGCTATATACTATTCTGCTGAACTGCAACTCCCAAATTCCATGCCAAAATCAGAGAAAAAAGAAATAGCAGACATTACTATAAAGGAAATGGGGTTGCAAGATGCAATGGAAACAAGAATTGGAGGATGGAGCGGGAAAGGAATAAGTGGAGGACAGAAGAGGAGAGTCAGCATATGCATGGAGTTTTTAACGCGcccaaaacttctctttcttgATGAGCCTACTAGTGGACTTGATAGTGCAGCGTCTTATTATGTCATGAAAACAATTGCAAGCCGATGCAAAGGGAGAACCATTATTGCCTCAATTCATCAACCTAGTGCTGAAGTTTTCAGTCTATTTCATTCTTTATGTCTTCTGTCTTCTGGTAGAACTGTGTACTTTGGTCCTGCTAGTGCAGCAATTGAG TTTTTTGCATTGAGTGGTTTTCCTTGCCCCACTCTTCAGAATCCATCTGATCATTTTCTCAAAACAATAAACAGTGACTTTGATCAG GACATTGAAGAAGGTTCAACTGGAAGGAAATCAACAGAAGAGGTGATTAATATCCTGGTAAAGTCATACAAATCTTCTGATAAGTACAGAGCAGTTCAAAGCCAAGTTGCTGAAATCTGCAAAGAG GAAGGTGAAATACTGGAGAAAAGAAGTCATTCCAGCTTCACAACCCAAAGCCTTGTTTTGACAAGAAGGTCATTTGTGAACATGTGCCGCGATCTTGGCTACTACTGGCTACGCTTAGCTGTTTATGTTGCCATAGCTGTAGGTCTCGGCACCATCTACTATGATGTTGGATTTTCTACTGCTTCAGTTCAG GCAAGAGGTACCATGCTTATGTTTGTGGCTTCATTCATCACTTTTATGGCCATTGGTGGATTCCCCTCTTTTGTGGAAGACCTGAAG GTATTTCAGCAAGAGAAACTAAATGGTCATTATGGATCTGGTTCATTTGTCATTGCCAATACACTTTCTGCTATGCCATACTTGCtactagtatctttgattccaggAGTTATTGCTTATTTTCTAACTGGACTACAAAATGGACTTGAGCATTTCATCTACTTTGTACTAGTCCTCTTCACCTGTATGATGTTGGTTGAGAGCCTAATGATGATTGTAGCAAGCATTGTCCCTAATTTCCTCATGGGAATAATAACTGGAGCAGGAATACAAGCGCTTATGATACTAAGCGGCGGATTCTTTCGATTACCAAATGATTTGCCTAACCCATTTTGGAAGTACCCTTTACACTATGTAGCTTTTCATAAGTATGCTTTTGAAGGACTGTTCAAGAACGAGTTAGAAGGGCTAAAAATTCATAATGAGGACAAGCTGGGTAAAGTTCAAATGATCAATGGGGAAGATATTCTGAGAAATACATGGCAAATGAATATGGATTACTCAAAATGGGCGGATCTTGCTATTTTACTAGGGATGGTTGTTTTATACAGGCTATTATTCTTGCTATTTGTCAAGGCTGGTGAAAAAGTTAAGCCAGCTATAAGAAGAGCATTCATATCTACCTCGCCTAACCAAATCAATACGGCAGAAAGACCTTTCGATGAATTTGCTACCTAA